The proteins below are encoded in one region of Pangasianodon hypophthalmus isolate fPanHyp1 chromosome 6, fPanHyp1.pri, whole genome shotgun sequence:
- the ddx6 gene encoding probable ATP-dependent RNA helicase ddx6, producing the protein MSTARTENPVILGLTNQNGQKRGSAKPTGGPGGGGGGGGPQTTQPAQIKASSTVNNGNSLPVPTANTVIKPGDDWKKNLKLPPKDMRMKTSDVTATKGNEFEDYCLKRELLMGIFEMGWEKPSPIQEESIPIALSGRDILARAKNGTGKSGAYLIPLLERIDLKKDCIQALVIVPTRELALQVSQICIQVSKHMGGVKVMATTGGTNLRDDIMRLDETVHVVIATPGRVLDLIKKGVAKVGQVQMIVLDEADKLLSQDFVQMMEEILSFLPKQRQILLYSATFPLSVQKFMNAHLQKPYEINLMEELTLKGVTQYYAYVTERQKVHCLNTLFSRLQINQSIIFCNSSQRVELLAKKISQLGYSCFYIHAKMRQEHRNRVFHDFRNGLCRNLVCTDLFTRGIDIQAVNVVINFDFPKLGETYLHRIGRSGRFGHLGLAINLITYDDRFNLKGIEEQLGTEIKPIPSSIDKSLYVAEYHSESAEEVKL; encoded by the exons ATGAGTACAGCCAGAACAGAGAACCCAGTTATTCTGGGCTTGACGAACCAAAATGGCCAGAAGAGAGGCTCTGCGAAGCCGACGGGGGGacctggtggtggtggtggtggcggGGGACCTCAGACAACACAGCCCGCCCAGATTAAAGCTTCCAGCACAGTCAACAATGGCAACTCCCTGCCTGTGCCCACAGCAAACACGGTCATCAA ACCTGGGGATGACTGGAAAAAGAATTTAAAGCTTCCCCCAAAGGACATGCGCATGAAAACTTCT GATGTAACTGCTACCAAAGGGAATGAATTTGAAGATTACTGCCTGAAGCGGGAGTTGTTAATGGGCATATTTGAAATGGGCTGGGAAAAACCATCACCTATCCAG GAGGAGAGCATTCCCATTGCTTTGTCTGGCAGGGACATTCTGGCTAGAGCCAAGAATGGCACAGGAAAGAGTGGTGCCTACCTCATTCCCTTACTTGAACGTATTGATCTGAAGAAAGACTGCATACAAG CACTGGTCATTGTCCCCACCAGGGAACTGGCTCTGCAGGTGAGCCAGATCTGCATCCAGGTCAGCAAACACATGGGTGGGGTTAAGGTCATGGCAACCACAGGTGGAACCAACCTCCGTGATGATATTATGCGGCTTGATGAGACCG TGCACGTTGTTATCGCCACTCCTGGAAGAGTGTTGGATCTCATCAAAAAAGGAGTAGCCAAAGTTGGCCAGGTGCAGATGATCGTGTTGGACGAA GCAGACAAGCTCCTGTCTCAGGACTTCGTGCAGATGATGGAGGAAATTCTGAGCTTCTTGCCCAAGCAAAGGCAAATTCTGCTGTATTCTGCAACTTTCCCACTAAGTGTACAAAAGTTCATG AATGCCCATCTGCAGAAGCCTTATGAGATAAACCTTATGGAGGAGCTGACCCTGAAGGGTGTGACCCAATATTACGCATACGTGACTGAAAGGCAGAAAGTCCATTGCCTTAATACTCTTTTCTCTAGG CTCCAGATCAATCAGTCTATAATCTTCTGCAACTCGTCCCAGCGAGTGGAACTCCTGGCCAAGAAAATCTCCCAGCTGGGTTATTCCTGTTTCTACATTCATGCCAAGATGAGACAG GAACACAGGAACCGTGTGTTCCATGATTTCAGAAATGGTTTGTGCCGAAATCTTGTCTGCACAG atttgtTTACGAGAGGGATTGACATTCAGGCTGTGAATGTGGTGATCAACTTTGATTTTCCCAAACTTGGGGAGACGTATCTTCATCGTATTGGCAGATCTG GTCGTTTTGGGCACCTGGGTCTGGCTATTAACCTGATCACCTATGATGACCGCTTTAACCTGAAAGGCATTGAAGAGCAGCTGGGCACAGAGATCAAGCCCATTCCTAGCAGCATCGATAAGAGTCTGTATGTGGCAGAGTATCACAGTGAGAGCGCTGAGGAGGTCAAACTGTGA